Proteins from one Pygocentrus nattereri isolate fPygNat1 chromosome 16, fPygNat1.pri, whole genome shotgun sequence genomic window:
- the LOC108416683 gene encoding proteinase-activated receptor 2-like, with the protein MPDNNFTGVIQAGFDIIHNNDSVNNSVTVTNTSMQALHSSLTTVFIPTVYIFIFIVGLPTNAMALWVFLFRTKKKHPASILLANLALADLLFIVWLPLKITYHFNGNDWTFGEPLCKVLVGFFYGNMYCSAIFIACISVQRYWAIVHPLSQKLSSCVTVCVCVCVWIVVWVLTVPLYLYDQTVKVNNLDITTCHDIIRSNQTYIPVGYFLTMGTVGYVVPSVVCIVSYLLTFLSLRRSITDSSSSKKKRKAIVLMVTVLVMFLVCFTPSNIMLMVHYSLLAADLQNNVYGVYMVALCLGSLNSCLDPFVYYYISEEFRGYVRNALMCHHPLTEPMSVSYRPVKTYTNSLTPPTNTTSTSTPTSTPTSTPMPALKVYN; encoded by the exons ATGCCTGACA ACAATTTCACTGGAGTTATTCAAGCTGGATTtgacataatacataataatgaCTCTGTGAATAACAGTGTGACTGTGACCAACACTTCCATGCAAGCTCTTCACAGCAGCCTCACCACCGTCTTCATCCCTACAGTTtacatcttcatcttcattgtGGGGTTGCCCACCAACGCCATGGCCCTCTGGGTGTTCCTCTTCAGGACCAAGAAGAAGCATCCAGCGTCCATCCTACTGGCCAATCTAGCGCTGGCTGACCTGCTCTTCATCGTGTGGCTCCCACTGAAGATCACCTACCACTTCAACGGCAATGACTGGACCTTCGGGGAGCCGCTGTGTAAAGTCCTAGTGGGGTTTTTCTACGGGAATATGTACTGCTCCGCTATCTTCATAGCCTGCATCAGCGTCCAGCGCTACTGGGCGATTGTCCACCCACTTTCTCAGAAACTGAGTAGCTgtgtaacagtgtgtgtgtgtgtttgtgtgtggattGTAGTCTGGGTCCTCACTGTACCGCTATACCTGTATGACCAGACCGTTAAAGTCAATAATCTCGATATAACCACCTGCCATGACATCATTCGCTCCAACCAAACATACATCCCTGTTGGGTATTTCCTGACCATGGGCACTGTGGGATATGTAGTTCCCAGTGTGGTCTGTATAGTGTCCTACCTGCTGACCTTCCTCTCCCTCAGGAGGTCCATaacagacagcagcagcagtaagaAGAAAAGGAAGGCTATAGTCCTCATGGTTACTGTGCTGGTGATGTTCCTGGTCTGCTTCACTCCCAGTAACATCATGCTGATGGTCCATTACTCTCTGCTGGCTGCAGATCTTCAGAACAATGTCTATGGGGTCTACATGGTTGCTCTGTGTCTGGGCAGCCTGAACAGCTGCCTGGACCCATTCGTGTACTATTATATCTCGGAGGAGTTCAGAGGGTATGTGAGGAATGCCCTCATGTGTCACCACCCCCTCACCGAACCGATGAGTGTTTCCTACAGACCTGTGAAAACATACACAAATTCATTAACTCCTCCAACAAACACAACATCTACATCTACACCTACGTCTACGCCTACGTCTACACCTATGCCTGCACTCAAAGTGTACAACTAG